From a single Dendropsophus ebraccatus isolate aDenEbr1 chromosome 8, aDenEbr1.pat, whole genome shotgun sequence genomic region:
- the LOC138800020 gene encoding taste receptor type 2 member 7-like — protein MSELNPVVGVGIHATLSLSGFIGNSFILLIHFLDWLKTREINPCDLIINSIVLSNIFLQGTVLCNEICFFLFLPFYAQAWVLNSLGAAMASLAFSSLWCSTCLCFYYCVKIVNLSGACFYKMKSALPRMVPWLLLFAIALSWATGLPTYWDIHRNPLFFVSNSSNNGTPIITYNLNVKSRCKCLFQIFMMVSAVAFTVISITAGTIIYSLYMHMRRMKQNSEGFTSSKVSSHISAARTITLLLILYLCFYGALNAIFNETTEIGTWMFSLCFILVSGFPSINAVILITGNRKLSNFVRKLFGMKSGTTNSEVSVS, from the coding sequence ATGTCGGAGCTGAACCCTGTTGTAGGAGTGGGCATACATGCAACTTTATCTCTGTCTGGTTTCATTGGAAACAGTTTTATCCTTCTCATCCATTTTCTAGACTGGCTGAAGACTCGTGAAATTAACCCTTGTGATCTCATCATCAACTCCATTGTGTTGTCCAATATCTTTCTCCAAGGAACAGTTTTATGCAATGAGATCtgcttctttttgtttttacCCTTTTATGCCCAAGCCTGGGTTCTTAATTCCTTAGGGGCCGCCATGGCTTCTCTGGCATTCTCCAGTCTCTGGTGCTCCACCTGTTTGTGCTTCTACTATTGCGTGAAGATAGTCAATCTCAGTGGAGCATGTTTCTATAAGATGAAGTCAGCTCTCCCGCGAATGGTCCCTTGGCTACTTCTCTTCGCTATAGCTCTATCTTGGGCTACTGGACTGCCCACTTATTGGGACATTCATAGGAATCCCCTGTTTTTTGTTTCTAACTCTTCAAATAATGGAACACCGATCATTACCTATAATCTGAATGTCAAGAGCAGATGTAAGTGCTTGTTTCAGATATTCATGATGGTTTCTGCTGTTGCATTTACAGTCATCAGTATCACGGCTGGAACCATCATCTATTCACTATACATGCACATGAGAAGGATGAAACAGAACAGTGAAGGTTTTACCAGTTCAAAAGTCAGTTCCCACATATCTGCTGCTAGAACCATCACTCTCCTCCTTATTCTCTACTTATGCTTCTACGGGGCCCTCAATGCAATCTTCAATGAGACTACAGAGATAGGCACTTGGATGTTTTCCTTATGTTTCATTTTGGTTTCAGGTTTCCCAAGTATAAATGCTGTCATTTTAataacaggaaacagaaaactaAGTAATTTTGTGAGGAAGCTATTTGGTATGAAATCTGGGACAACTAATAGTGAAGTGAGTGTTTCTTAA